The Cygnus atratus isolate AKBS03 ecotype Queensland, Australia chromosome 16, CAtr_DNAZoo_HiC_assembly, whole genome shotgun sequence genome contains the following window.
AATCTACAGTTTGCATGGAGCTGGATGaaacaaatctgatttttcCTGTCCAGGAAACATTCTCTTTCCCCTTTGATATGCATtaaagcagaggctgcagcagtcACCGCCACTTTCAGCCACAAGAACACCTGAAGACATCGACCCGCCGAGAGGCACCAGGAAGGAGAGCTGGGATGAAGTGACATGCAATCAAAGTTTTAACATGCAGAGgtcagagcagcaggcagaaagtGATCAAAGAGCAGCCGGGGAGCTCAATACCATCAGATTAGCGATACCATTCGCTACGGTCACTTACAGTTAGCGTCTTCTTGACATAGGGAGCCCCGGGGGACAGGAGCTCTTCATTGGTGACAGGTCTCTTTAACACTAGGGCAGAAGGTGACAGATCCTATCAGAATCGTGGGGTTCATGCAGTAAAGCACAAGATAAGGCAGCCTGGGGTTCATGGGCTGGAGAACAGATGTCAGAATCTGCACCCAGAAACCTCTGTATTCAtatcaatatttttcaaaataacctCACAACTTTTCAAATCAGGCTTCAGGGGTGAAGCTGACCCTCTCCTCCTGCAAGTCACCGAGCACAAGGTGGAGGGTTTGGAACTCGAGGCCCGAGCTAGCTCGTGCCCAGAGGGAAGAGGCGCACCCTGTGCAGCAAGAGGGCAGTGCAGAAGCCCCGACCTGATTTGGGGTTGCACTCAGCCACGGGAGGGAACACCAGCGTGGGAGTAACGCTGAAGTAGGGGTTGGAGTTTCCAGCGAGGGAAGTGATGCTGCTCCTTCGAACCGCTGAGACAATTTTGATCTCCTTGTTGGGCTGCACTGAAAAAGGCAGAGGGAACAATTATCCAAGGAAAGAACAGACCAGTTTAACAAACTTCCCACACCAGCCTGACCCACGTCTGAAGGGTACACATGCACCAAATTTGACATTTGAGTTTAGGCAGAACAAAACTAGTTTTAAAGAAGGACCAAGAGCTGAGTTGAGCTGCTGATGAGTTATTTTCCTGGGATGGTGAGCCATGATAGAGACTGCCTCTGCACCCTGACCTCCACCACAAACCAGTCCATGGGATGGGCAGTCACTTTATAGGATCCCTAATGCTCTGCTGGAGCTAATCCCTCGGCTCTGAGATGCTCTGGCGATGGAACCTTTGGTTTCACCCCCCTCAACCAACGCAAGCACAGTTACCAGAGAGAAAGCTGGTGTTGCCTGGGTCTGGGTTGAGCTTGCGGAGGCAGAAGGGGCTGTCTGGGCTCTCGGACAAGGTGCGGGAAGAGTTCTCGTTGAGCAGCTCGGTGAGACGCCGCCTGCGTCGGAAGTTGATCCAGAACTGGTAGAGGAGGTCACCGTCAAAGAAGTGATGCCTGTTGGATACTGGAGAGAACaacggaggaggaggaggctgagggggtGTGAAAAACATATGGAAAATATACTGAGGGACCCAGGTGAATTGCTTTTGGtgcttctgttttatatttcagattttctgacTGTTGGAGAAAGTTACCTGCAGGAAAAGAGGAACAGCAGGGCCACCTCTCCATAAAATGTCGTCTCCCAGAAGCACAGCACGGAGTCACAGCCCCAACCTGCCCCTGTCCCAGACACTTGGAGGACTCCCTGCCCTCCAAATGGAAAGTTTAAATCCCGCAGATGGGTGTGATCTCCGACCGAGCGGAGCTGAACATTACATCCTCACCACCAGCCCTCAGAACTCAGGGTGGATCCCAGGCCTGCAGCCTGGGACTTTGAAGAACCGCAGAAATATGGGCTCGGATTCCAGCTCAAAGCCCCGGCGGGTGGTGGCGGCTTGCTCGGGCTTCAAAGGTCACCAGCTCCAAACATAGAACTGAAAGGCCCCATTGCTATCTCTGAGTGGGCACTTGACCAGCACTTGTTGCGTGCCATGAAAGGGGATTTGTTCCTGGCACGACAGCTATGCTCATCgcttgctttccttcccctcgCTCACCGTGCTGAATGATCCCGTGCTCCAGCAGCGCCTGGCCCAGCTCCACCGCCTCCTTTCGGCTCTCCGCTTCCCCCTCCTGAACCAGCCAGTCGACCATCTCGCAGCCCAGGAACGTCCTCTGGTACTTGATCGAGTTCTCCTCCCGCACCTTCAGGATGGACCCCTCAGCACCGACCAGCCTGGCGGAGGTGGGACAAGGCGCCGTGATGCCGTGCAGCCCTGCCGCCGCACGCAGCCGGCCGAGGCAAGGACGAGAGCAGCGGGCAAAGCGCTCCTGCCAAAAACATCGCTGCTGGGGGGCGTcgggaagggagggggaaaggcagagctgcagtCAGGCAGTTTTGTAGATCCTCAGCGCAGCAGTGGAGGCAGATTCAGGGAGATCAGTTCGGCTGCGACTTCGGCTAAAGCCTACGGGGAAAGCTGAGCAAGCAACCCAAGGCGTGCGCGAGCGGCTGATGCCAAACTGGTGAAGAAGATGAGTTTTGGTAAGGCCACGTTCGTTTTGCAGCATGGGAGAGCTACATCCAGTGCCTCCACGAGAGGGTGCAGCAGCCTCAGCCGTGAGACGCAGGAtgctcgccctgcctgctgctgggagcagaagcAAACCGCAAGCGATGCCCAACGGCcaaaggggatggggacagcagaACCCCCCCCCGTCCTCTGAAGGACACCTCCCTCCGTGCCACTTCATGCAGCTGATTGCTTTGAGGATCAAGAAAATAGGAAGAGGCTGTTAAAGAAAACGGGTCCACAGGGTGGTACGAGGCTGAACCCAGTCTGACAAACAGATTCCTCAGGTGTCAGGAAGACAATTCAGATTGGGAACCAGACACAATCAACTCcaagaaaaccaaacatttgGAGGTGGAGGGAGTTGCCTTTACTGTCCGAGAattattataaatgtttttccatgAGAAACATTGCACACACACTAAGTGAGGCGCAAGGAGCCAGGTCCAGAAAGGCCCTGACATTCCTGTGCCCTGCCGATTTTGCTGGGACAGAGCCGAGCAGGGCTGGTAGATGTGActggctggggctgtgggggcacTGGGAACGGCCACTGGACGTGTCCCTGCTGGGGACACTCAGCCTGCAGCCTGGCCCCTCGTGCTCCCCATTACCAACCCCCAGCACCACATCAAAGCAGCTGTGAATTGAgagcccagcacctctgcaagCCCAAATTGTCCTGTGGCAGGGCTCAGAAAACATCATTTCCCAATGCTGCAGCACggggaacagaaaagaaatagcgAAGCTTGCTGTGGCTGCAGGTCCCGGCcgcaaagcagcagcagcagcgagcgCAGCCCTCGCCAGGAGCCGCGGGGCAGGGAAGGACTCACGCACTTCTCGTACAGGCTCTGCCCCCTCACGAACACCTTCACGTCCTTGTTGAGGGGGAAGGTCCCGTCGTCCTTGCGGAAGCGGTACAGCAGCTTGGCATCCTTGTAGTCCGAGTGCTCGTCGCACActggaaggaggagagcagggcagggacgTGAGTGTTATGGATGTCAGTCCGTACGGGACAGACGGACAGCAGCACCGGGCACAGGCTCAGCTTTATCCCCAGGTTAGAAGCTCCAGGGGCTGTGCAGTGCTCTGACCTCCACCTCTCGACCACGCTGCAATAACCAGCATCCAAGCCCTCGGTCCCCGAATTAGGGGATCGCGAAGGGCTGTGGGAGAGGTCAGCCCCGTGGAAGAGGCCTTGGGAAAGCTTGGCTCTGAGGCCACACTTTGACCCGGTCACTAAATTGCTTCGTTAGAATGGGGATAttgttgattttaatttaaatgctaGTGTTTAGGTTTagactaaaagaaaacaaacagatttgtctcaatttttttttttttctaaaggaagcTACTGCCGTGTTTATGGAGACttggaagaagggaggaaagaaaccCTACATCACCGCATCCAAAATCCCAGACCACCTACTTGCAAATTATAAGGTATAATGACAAAAACTTTTCCACACCATtttctg
Protein-coding sequences here:
- the LOC118248987 gene encoding DEP domain-containing mTOR-interacting protein-like, which codes for MESLGGSLKKKASELHYRAEVMIAGEQLRLRLHDGKLIKDRRYHLRTYPNCFVAKELTDWLIDHKEAPDRETGIRLMQKLMDHYIIHHVCDEHSDYKDAKLLYRFRKDDGTFPLNKDVKVFVRGQSLYEKLVGAEGSILKVREENSIKYQRTFLGCEMVDWLVQEGEAESRKEAVELGQALLEHGIIQHVSNRHHFFDGDLLYQFWINFRRRRRLTELLNENSSRTLSESPDSPFCLRKLNPDPGNTSFLSVQPNKEIKIVSAVRRSSITSLAGNSNPYFSVTPTLVFPPVAECNPKSVLKRPVTNEELLSPGAPYVKKTLTIVGDAVGWGFVVRGGRPCHIQAVDPGGPAAAAGMKVCQFVFSVNGMYVLHLDYQTISSLIMTGPRTLVMEVMEAVE